From Salinicoccus roseus, one genomic window encodes:
- the pyk gene encoding pyruvate kinase, translating to MRNTKIVCTIGPASESPEMLEQLMNAGMNIARLNFSHGDHEEHRARIANIRKAADKLGHTVAILLDTKGPEIRTHTMENGEIELSKGQKITVSMEEVVGTPEKFSVTYAGLIDDVDTKDRILLDDGLIELKIDDIDHEAKEIHCHVLNDGVLKNKKGVNVPGVSVKLPGITEKDREDIIFGIGEGVDFIAASFIRTNSDVLEIRELLEEQSAEYIKIIPKIENQEGIDNIDEILEVSDGLMVARGDMGVEIPPESVPMVQKDLIKKCNMLGKPVITATQMLDSMQYNPRCTRAEASDVANAIYDGTDAVMLSGETAAGDYPLESVQTMASIAVSAEEAQDYKKLLSARTKSLQTNLVTAIGVSVAHTALNLQCRAIVAATESGHTARMISKYRPHADIVAVTPHEHVARQLQLVWGVHPVVKEGERDTDELLNVSVSAAMEKGFATHGDLLIITAGVPAGEAGTTNLMKLHIVGDVLVRAQGIGRRSTVGEVLMVDGADDLSKKDLEGKVIVVQSVDADMTPYLEKAAGLVTVEGGLTSHGAIVGLNLNLPTIVGAKDALGVLEEGMTITVDSEQNCIFSGHANVL from the coding sequence ATGCGCAACACTAAGATAGTATGTACGATAGGACCGGCTTCCGAATCACCTGAAATGCTGGAACAGCTGATGAATGCAGGGATGAACATCGCCCGCCTGAACTTTTCCCACGGTGATCATGAAGAACATCGGGCAAGAATCGCGAACATTAGGAAAGCGGCGGACAAGCTCGGCCATACAGTAGCCATACTGCTCGACACGAAAGGACCCGAAATCCGTACGCATACGATGGAAAATGGAGAGATCGAACTGTCCAAGGGGCAGAAGATCACTGTATCCATGGAAGAGGTTGTCGGGACGCCTGAGAAGTTTTCCGTAACATATGCAGGGTTGATAGATGATGTCGATACAAAAGACCGCATCCTGCTCGATGACGGGCTGATCGAGCTGAAGATCGATGACATCGACCATGAAGCGAAAGAAATACACTGCCATGTCCTGAACGATGGCGTGCTGAAGAACAAGAAGGGCGTCAATGTACCGGGGGTATCCGTAAAACTTCCAGGCATCACCGAGAAGGACCGCGAAGACATCATCTTCGGCATCGGGGAAGGTGTCGATTTCATTGCAGCGAGCTTCATCCGTACGAACAGCGATGTGCTGGAGATACGTGAGCTGCTCGAAGAGCAGTCTGCCGAATACATCAAGATCATTCCGAAGATCGAGAACCAGGAAGGCATCGACAACATTGATGAAATCCTGGAAGTATCGGACGGCCTGATGGTGGCGCGTGGAGACATGGGTGTTGAAATTCCGCCCGAGTCGGTACCGATGGTCCAGAAGGACCTCATCAAAAAATGTAATATGCTCGGTAAACCGGTGATCACTGCCACCCAGATGCTGGATTCCATGCAGTACAACCCGCGCTGTACGCGTGCTGAAGCGAGTGACGTGGCCAATGCCATCTATGATGGGACGGACGCTGTCATGCTGAGTGGTGAGACGGCTGCCGGGGACTATCCATTGGAATCCGTACAGACGATGGCCAGCATCGCAGTTTCTGCTGAGGAGGCACAGGACTACAAGAAGCTCCTCTCTGCACGGACCAAATCACTGCAGACGAACCTTGTCACTGCCATCGGTGTATCCGTGGCCCATACAGCCCTCAATCTCCAGTGTCGTGCAATCGTGGCGGCCACCGAATCCGGCCATACGGCGCGGATGATTTCGAAGTATCGTCCGCATGCCGACATCGTCGCCGTGACGCCGCATGAACATGTGGCCCGTCAGCTTCAGCTCGTCTGGGGTGTGCATCCCGTCGTCAAGGAAGGGGAGCGGGACACTGATGAACTGTTGAACGTATCCGTATCTGCGGCGATGGAAAAAGGCTTTGCCACACACGGTGATCTGCTGATCATCACTGCAGGGGTGCCGGCTGGTGAAGCCGGGACGACCAACCTGATGAAACTGCACATCGTCGGTGATGTCCTCGTTCGGGCCCAGGGGATCGGCCGAAGGAGTACAGTAGGCGAAGTCCTCATGGTGGATGGTGCAGATGACCTTTCCAAAAAGGATCTTGAAGGCAAGGTCATCGTCGTCCAGTCCGTTGATGCCGACATGACGCCTTATCTCGAAAAGGCCGCTGGTCTCGTAACCGTAGAAGGAGGACTCACTTCCCATGGTGCCATCGTCGGGCTGAACCTGAATCTGCCGACAATTGTCGGCGCTAAAGATGCACTTGGAGTCCTTGAAGAGGGCATGACGATCACTGTTGATTCGGAACAGAACTGCATCTTCAGCGGCCATGCCAATGTACTATAG